GATAAGGGACCGGATGATCCAGCTTTGTAACGAGAGAAGGCTGGCGCAAGCCTGTCGTTTCGCCATCTACGCCTTCTGTATCGTCATACGTATCAAAATTGCGGATTTCCTTCGCCAAATATTTTTTGTGCCCACCATCATGAACAAAATCATTTATCGTATATACGTCTTCCAGCAGCTCACTGCCTACAATATAACGCACACCACCCGTAGCACGGGTCGGATCTAGCTTTCGTGCCAGCTCATTGGTACGCGTGTACAGATCATGATCATCCTGCGACTCATTAATTCGTACGCCCCAGATGACGATGGAGGGATGATTACGATCACGGATAATCATGTCCTCGACGTCCCTCACCGCCTGGTCCTTCCACGCTTCACCGCCAATATGCTGCCAACCCGGAATCTCTTCGAAAACGAGCAATCCGATCTCATCACAGCGGTCTAGAAAATGACGGGACTGAGGGTAGTGGGATGTCCGTACCATATTCAGCCCCAGCTCCTCCTTGAGCACATCTGCATCACGACGCTGCGCTCTTTTGGGCATAGCATAGCCAACGTACGGATAGGATTGGTGACGGTTCAGGCCGAGCAGCTTGATCTTCCGCCCGTTCAAGTAAAAACTGTCCGGCTGAAATTCGGCCTCGCGGAAGCCAAAGCGCACGGTCACCTGATCCAACTCTTCTCCGCCTCGTAGCAGCGTCAGCTTCGCTTCATATAGCTTGGGACTATCTATATCCCAAAGCTGCAGGTCGCCCAGCTCTTTCAGCTCCAGCGTTACTTCTGCCGCCGTCACCGCTGTCAGCTCGGTCTCCGCCTTCACGCTCGCTCCGTCCAGCAGTTGCAGCGCGACCGTCAAGTCGTCCTGCTGATCGCCGATGCCCTCCAGCTCCACGACTAAGCGCACCGCCTTATTTGCCGCAAGCGGCTCCGGTGTCTGAACGAATACCGTTCCGAGGTGTACAGGCTCCACTATTCGCAGCTGCACTTCGCGGTAAATACCGCCGTAGGTCAGATAGTCGATGACTGCCCCAAAGGGAGGGATGTCGTCCCGTTCCGTGGAATCGACAATGACCGTGAGCACATTGGAGCCACCATACTCGGCAAGTTCGGTCAATTCAACGCTGAACGGTGTATATCCACCTTTATGCTCCCCCGCTTTTACCCCGTTTAGATATACCTGGGCATAGGTCATGACTCCTTCAAAATCAACATACACTCGCTTACCTTTGGCATCTGCCGGAATGTCCAGCTCTCTTTTATACGTAGAAATAAACTGAAATGCCTTGTCGTCAAAATAATTGTACGGCAGCTCTACATTCGTGTGCGGCAGCTGAACTGGCTCATACCGACTCGCATCAATGCCTGCGCTTACTTCGCTCTCGACATATTCAGGAAGGTAAAACCATTGGTCATTCAACGGCAAAATGGTACGCATGGGCAGTCACCTCAACCTTTTATTTTTCACTCTTATACCATAGTAAAATATTTGAGTAAAAATAATGAGTAAAACTTAGTAAAATAAATATATGTTAAATGTAAGCATTTACAAGACAATTGTCAATCCATTTTTGTATCTTTTTACAATCAAAAAAACAGCCCCGGAAGGCAGGGCTGTCCAAATCCATAACGTTGATTTTATTGGGCATCGGTATGTAGCGGCGCACTGCTGTTGCGAATCATTAGCTCGGTCGGAATGATGACCTTGCGCCCTACCTCGTTGGGACCGTTGCGTACCGTATGCAGCAAGAACTGAACACCCGTTTCTCCCATCAGTTCGGTATGTGTTTTGACCGTTGACAGAGATGGGGTCAAATATTCCGCTGTCGGAATATCATTGAAGCCAACAATGGAGATCCGTTCCGGCACCGCAAGGTGATGCCGCTCCAGTGCCTTTAACACCCCAATAGCCACCGAATCGCTCGCAACAAAGAAAGCTGTAGGCAGATTTTCGGGTCCTGCCAGAATAGCCGCTTCCATCGCACGGAAGCCGTCTGCCGCCGTTCCGCCGCACACATGAATATCATTTGACGTGCACAGCCTGTGCTGTTCCTGATACCGCAAAAATGTCTCATAGCGGGCATCTAGCTCGACTCGTTCGGAATCATGGGACTGCTCATCCTTGCCCATGCCAACATATCCGATGTGACGATGGCCTGCGCCCATCAAATAATCCAGTGCATCAGCTGTAGCGCGAGCAAGGTCAATGACCACATAGTCTGCCCCTGTGCGCTCTACCGAATGATCCAGAAAAACGCAAGGAATGGGCAGTTCCAGCATACGTTCTACCTCTTCGCTGCT
The Paenibacillus peoriae DNA segment above includes these coding regions:
- a CDS encoding LacI family DNA-binding transcriptional regulator, with the protein product MPTLKDIAQEAEVSISTVSRVLNYDETLSVSEETRRKIFEVAERMKYTTVKRKNGGIGRQPRKKAEGPIRLGMVHWFSVYEELEDPYYLSIRFGVEKECRQSGAQLERIFRREDLTALKASSEGLHGLIVLGHFSSEEVERMLELPIPCVFLDHSVERTGADYVVIDLARATADALDYLMGAGHRHIGYVGMGKDEQSHDSERVELDARYETFLRYQEQHRLCTSNDIHVCGGTAADGFRAMEAAILAGPENLPTAFFVASDSVAIGVLKALERHHLAVPERISIVGFNDIPTAEYLTPSLSTVKTHTELMGETGVQFLLHTVRNGPNEVGRKVIIPTELMIRNSSAPLHTDAQ
- a CDS encoding glycoside hydrolase family 2 protein, with translation MRTILPLNDQWFYLPEYVESEVSAGIDASRYEPVQLPHTNVELPYNYFDDKAFQFISTYKRELDIPADAKGKRVYVDFEGVMTYAQVYLNGVKAGEHKGGYTPFSVELTELAEYGGSNVLTVIVDSTERDDIPPFGAVIDYLTYGGIYREVQLRIVEPVHLGTVFVQTPEPLAANKAVRLVVELEGIGDQQDDLTVALQLLDGASVKAETELTAVTAAEVTLELKELGDLQLWDIDSPKLYEAKLTLLRGGEELDQVTVRFGFREAEFQPDSFYLNGRKIKLLGLNRHQSYPYVGYAMPKRAQRRDADVLKEELGLNMVRTSHYPQSRHFLDRCDEIGLLVFEEIPGWQHIGGEAWKDQAVRDVEDMIIRDRNHPSIVIWGVRINESQDDHDLYTRTNELARKLDPTRATGGVRYIVGSELLEDVYTINDFVHDGGHKKYLAKEIRNFDTYDDTEGVDGETTGLRQPSLVTKLDHPVPYLVTEYNGHMYPTKRFDQEERVMEHALRHTRVQNASYADEGIAGAIGWCAFDYNTHADFGSGDKICYHGVMDMFRLPKFAASVYRSQKNVEQEVVMEPVTYWSRGERNIGGIVPLVVFTNCDEVEFIYGHERKGVYRPNREKYPALPHPPVVIDELTGHWGMKWEDAVFIGYVNGQEVIRRYYSRNPVPTELRVAADDTVLEAGDWDVTRVVVDALDEYGNVLPFYADPVSVEVEGVGELIGPSSLSLIGGRIAFWIRSKGEAGQIRVKVSAPSRFGPQELSLHVQ